A window from Verrucomicrobiota bacterium encodes these proteins:
- a CDS encoding Ldh family oxidoreductase has translation MDDVSKTVRISVKELTEVCIKAVSTLGYTSDEAGNLVDCMLAAQLRGNSQGIIKITTGGLNKHPEESSVKIVHETPVSARIDGGRCLGMSVLVKAIKIAAEKAGTSGISLVTTSNTPNSTGYLGWYAKQLAKENLIGIVLAQSPEFVAPYGAYQPIFGTNPIAISVPGSGDSEPVTLDMATSAYALFGLLEAKTAGISIPDNVAYDSEGEPTTDPAAALAGAIRVFDRSHKSSGLALMVELLAGALSGSAIENKRASACWGNLVLAIDPKIIWGDDPGLEAFRERVNTVCQRVKSAKKLPGVEGILLPGERGDRVAANCVSADSIEIETNLYNELCRMAEV, from the coding sequence ATGGATGATGTTTCAAAAACGGTTAGGATTTCGGTGAAAGAACTCACCGAGGTGTGTATTAAAGCTGTAAGTACTCTGGGATATACGAGTGACGAAGCCGGCAACCTGGTGGATTGCATGTTGGCGGCACAGCTGCGTGGCAACAGCCAGGGAATCATCAAGATCACAACGGGTGGTTTGAATAAACACCCCGAAGAATCCTCAGTGAAGATCGTTCATGAAACTCCAGTTTCGGCGAGAATCGACGGTGGAAGGTGTCTCGGAATGTCTGTTTTGGTTAAGGCGATTAAGATCGCCGCAGAGAAGGCTGGCACTTCCGGTATTTCTCTTGTGACCACATCGAACACTCCTAATTCAACGGGGTACCTTGGCTGGTATGCCAAGCAGTTGGCCAAGGAGAATTTGATCGGTATTGTTTTGGCCCAGAGTCCGGAGTTTGTTGCTCCCTACGGCGCCTATCAGCCGATCTTCGGCACCAATCCTATCGCAATTTCTGTCCCGGGTTCTGGTGACTCGGAACCGGTCACTCTTGATATGGCGACATCGGCTTATGCGTTGTTTGGATTACTCGAAGCGAAAACAGCCGGTATAAGTATTCCCGACAATGTGGCCTACGATTCCGAGGGAGAACCGACAACCGATCCTGCTGCGGCACTCGCTGGAGCCATCCGCGTATTTGATCGCAGTCACAAATCCTCCGGTTTGGCTCTGATGGTGGAACTTCTGGCAGGTGCCTTGTCAGGCAGTGCTATCGAAAACAAAAGAGCTTCAGCTTGCTGGGGTAACTTGGTTTTGGCTATCGATCCCAAGATTATTTGGGGAGACGATCCTGGATTGGAAGCTTTTAGGGAACGGGTTAATACAGTTTGCCAACGGGTAAAGTCGGCCAAAAAATTGCCAGGTGTGGAAGGAATATTATTGCCGGGGGAAAGAGGAGACCGCGTTGCCGCGAATTGCGTTTCCGCCGACAGCATTGAGATCGAGACCAATCTCTACAATGAGCTGTGCAGGATGGCAGAAGTTTAA